The DNA region cttGGAAGTGAAAGACAAAACAGGAGAAGGGCTTTTTGACGCCCTTCAAGATGCGTTGCATAGTCTTGGACTGAGTATAGATGACATTAGAGGGCAAGGTTATGATAATGGATCAAACATGAAAGGAAAAGTTAAAGGAGTACAAAACAGGTTGCTTGAAGTTAATCCCAGGGCTGCCTACACACCATGTGGTTGTCATAGTCTGAATCTTGTACTTTCTGATATCGCTTCCTCATCATTGATAGCAACATCATTTTTTGGAATCATTCAGCGCATCTATCGTTTGTTTACAAACAACTGTGACGTTTTTAGAGAGATTGTGAATGGTTTTACGGTAAAACCATTATCACAAACTCGTTGGGAAAGCCTCGTCAAAAGTGTTAAAGCAATACGGTTTCAGGCTCCAAAAATACAAGAGGCTTTGATTTACTTGGCTGAAAACAGTGCAAATCCAGGAAATAAAAGTGAAGCTGAGTCTCTTGCAATGAGTGAAACTTATGGGATTGGAAGCTTTGAGTTTTTGATTGGAATGATTATTTGGTATGAGCTTTTGTTTGTTGTTAACAAAGTGAGCAAGATTCTACAGTCAAAAGATATGGATATTGATGTTGCTATTGCTCAAGTGAAAggtcttatttcttttttaaagacTATAGAGAAACAGGCTTCCAAGCAGCAAAAGTAGAAGCTGAAAAGATTGCTATTGCTACGGAAATCGATCATGTATTCTCTGTGAAAGCAAAGCGGTTCATTAAAAAGAAGCAATATCATGATGAAGAGCCTAGaaaagatgatgaagatgtgaTATTTACAGCAGAAGAGAACTTCAGAATCAATTACTTCATCAAAATTGTGGACCAGAGTTTGGTTTCTTTCGAAAAAAGGTTTGATCAGCTCCAAAGTTATGAAAAAacttttggatttttgtttGATCTGAAGAAGATGCAGTTGACAAATGATGATGAGTTGATGGTTTCTTGTGTCAACCTTGAAGTTTTTCTCAAGCATGGTAATCATTCTGATATTGATAGTAATGAATTATTTATGGAGATAAAGCTCTTAAGAGGGAGTTTATCAACAAATATTCAGAAGACGGCTGAGGTATTGGATTTTCTTAAGAAGGTGGATACTTGTTATCCAAACACATGGACTGCATATCGCATAATGATGACAATTCCTG from Raphanus sativus cultivar WK10039 chromosome 8, ASM80110v3, whole genome shotgun sequence includes:
- the LOC108820014 gene encoding uncharacterized protein LOC108820014 translates to MAGSILRYVKKSKPSPPDESVEEENDKSSKEASGFDHDQVENSGEHSSEHEFDENENENEEDKAFGVKEYQIDRDINDPESWGKVDKRMRDFMVEKGPVLFRQDKLTNLLATTGSDDWRNVSKLLKEHEKGHKHITCMIQWLELEERLQKNQTIDKHIQEELNKEKKTLERCVAEDNCIDFDPVMKEHVRRIEKRETHYHYLSHRIQNELIDMLGNEIKQMILKKIRYAKYFSVILDTTPDISHREQMSMVIRCVDISETSPKVEEFFLTFLEVKDKTGEGLFDALQDALHSLGLSIDDIRGQGYDNGSNMKGKVKGVQNRLLEVNPRAAYTPCGCHSLNLVLSDIASSSLIATSFFGIIQRIYRLFTNNCDVFREIVNGFTVKPLSQTRWESLVKSVKAIRFQAPKIQEALIYLAENSANPGNKSEAESLAMSETYGIGSFEFLIGMIIWYELLFVVNKVSKILQSKDMDIDVAIAQVKAKRFIKKKQYHDEEPRKDDEDVIFTAEENFRINYFIKIVDQSLKMQLTNDDELMVSCVNLEVFLKHGNHSDIDSNELFMEIKLLRGSLSTNIQKTAEVLDFLKKVDTCYPNTWTAYRIMMTIPASVASAERSFS